A region from the Silene latifolia isolate original U9 population chromosome 7, ASM4854445v1, whole genome shotgun sequence genome encodes:
- the LOC141591618 gene encoding dnaJ protein homolog ANJ1-like, whose product MFGRAPKKSDNTKYYQVLGVQQNATPDELKKAYRKAAIKNHPDKGGDPEKFKELAHAYEVLSDPDKRKIYDEYGEDALKEGMGGGGGMHDPFDIFSSFFGGSPFGGGGSSRGRRQRRGEDVIHPLKVSLEDLYGGTTKKLSLSRNVICSKCSGKGSKSGASMTCGGCQGTGMKVSIRQLGPSMIQQMQHPCNECKGTGESISDKDRCPQCKGDKVVPEKKVLEVVVDKGMQNGQKVTFTGEADEAPDTVTGDIVFVLQQKEHPKFKRKGQDLFYEHTLSLTEALCGFRFVLTHLDGRQLLIKSNPGEVIKPDQFKAVDDEGMPIYQRPFMKGKLYIHFSVEFPESLSLDQVAALEAVLPPKPSMQLSEMELDECEETTMHSVNIEEEMKRKQAQAQQEAYDEDDDEPHGGQRVQCAQQ is encoded by the exons ATGTTTGGTAGGGCACCAAAAAAGAGTGATAATACTAAGTATTATCAAGTTTTAGGTGTTCAACAAAATGCTACTCCTGATGAATTAAAGAAAGCTTATCGTAAAGCTGCTATTAAGAATCATCCTGATAAGGGTGGTGATCCTGAAAAG TTCAAGGAGTTGGCTCATGCTTATGAGGTATTGAGTGATCCTGACAAGCGTAAGATATATGATGAGTATGGTGAAGATGCACTCAAGGAAGGAATGGGTGGAGGTGGCGGTATGCATGATCCATTCGACATCTTCAGTTCATTCTTCGGAGGAAGTCCATTTGGTG GTGGTGGTAGCAGCCGAGGTAGAAGGCAAAGGAGAGGAGAAGATGTGATCCATCCTCTCAAGGTGTCCCTCGAGGACCTTTATGGTGGTACCACAAAGAAACTCTCTCTGTCTCGCAATGTAATCTGCTCAAAGTGCAGTGG AAAAGGGTCAAAATCTGGTGCCTCAATGACATGTGGTGGATGTCAAGGAACGGGTATGAAGGTGTCAATCAGACAACTTGGTCCATCTATGATTCAGCAGATGCAGCATCCTTGTAATGAATGTAAGGGCACAGGAGAGTCCATCAGTGACAAGGACAGATGCCCTCAGTGCAAGGGAGACAAAGTTGTGCCTGAGAAGAAGGTTCTTGAGGTTGTTGTAGATAAGGGTATGCAAAATGGTCAGAAAGTCACTTTTACTGGAGAGGCTGATGAGGCG CCTGATACTGTCACTGGAGATATTGTCTTCGTCCTTCAGCAGAAAGAGCACCCTAAATTTAAGAGAAAGGGTCAAGACCTGTTCTATGAGCATACTCTGAGCCTTACCGAGGCACTTTGTGGTTTCAGATTCGTATTAACCCATCTCGATGGAAGGCAGCTCCTTATTAAGTCGAATCCTGGAGAAGTTATCAAGCCTG ATCAATTCAAGGCAGTTGATGACGAGGGTATGCCAATCTACCAGAGGCCATTCATGAAGGGCAAGCTATACATCCACTTCTCTGTGGAATTCCCCGAATCACTTAGCCTTGACCAGGTCGCGGCTTTGGAGGCAGTTCTACCACCCAAGCCATCAATGCAGCTCTCAGAAATGGAGCTGGACGAGTGTGAAGAGACGACAATGCATAGCGTTAACATTGAGGAGGAAATGAAGAGGAAGCAAGCTCAGGCCCAACAAGAGGCgtatgatgaagatgatgacgaACCCCATGGTGGCCAGAGGGTCCAATGTGCTCAGCAGTAA